The following coding sequences are from one Delphinus delphis chromosome 17, mDelDel1.2, whole genome shotgun sequence window:
- the SNAI2 gene encoding zinc finger protein SNAI2 — translation MPRSFLVKKHFNASKKPNYSELDTHTVIISPYLYEGYPVPVIPQPEILSSGAYSPITVWTTAAPFHAPLPTGLSPLSGYPSSLGRVSPPPPSDTSSKDHSGSESPISDEEERLQSKLSDPHAIEAEKFQCNLCSKTYSTFSGLGKHKQLHCDAQSRKSFSCKYCDKEYVSLGALKMHIRTHTLPCVCKICGKAFSRPWLLQGHIRTHTGEKPFSCSHCSRAFADRSNLRAHLQTHSDVKKYQCKNCSKTFSRMSLLHKHEESGCCVAH, via the exons ATGCCGCGCTCATTCCTGGTCAAGAAGCATTTCAACGCCTCCAAGAAGCCCAACTACAGCGagctagacacacacacag tgaTTATCTCCCCGTATCTCTATGAGGGCTACCCCGTGCCTGTCATCCCCCAGCCGGAGATCCTCAGCTCGGGAGCCTACAGCCCCATCACCGTGTGGACCACAGCAGCTCCCTTCCACGCCCCGCTGCCCACCGGCCTCTCTCCTCTGTCGGGATACCCCTCATCCTTGGGGCGAGTGAGCCCCCCTCCGCCATCTGACACCTCTTCCAAGGACCACAGCGGCTCCGAAAGCCCCATTAGCGATGAAGAGGAAAGATTACAATCCAAGCTTTCAGACCCCCATGCCATCGAAGCTGAAAAGTTTCAGTGCAATTTATGCAGTAAAACCTATTCGACCTTCTCTGGGCTGGGCAAACACAAGCAGCTGCACTGTGACGCCCAGTCAAGGAAGTCTTTCAGCTGCAAATACTGTGACAAGGAGTATGTGAGCCTGGGCGCCCTCAAGATGCACATCCGGACCCACACGTTACCTTGTGTCTGCAAGATCTGCGGCAAGGCGTTCTCCAGACCCTGGCTACTTCAAGGGCACATTAGAACTCACACTG GGGAGAAGCCTTTCTCCTGCTCTCACTGCAGCAGGGCCTTTGCAGACAGGTCAAATCTGAGGGCTCATCTGCAGACACACTCGGACGTCAAGAAATACCAGTGCAAGAACTGCTCCAAAACCTTCTCCCGAATGTCTCTTCTGCACAAACACGAGGAATCGGGCTGCTGTGTGGCACACTGA